A genomic window from Pagrus major chromosome 23, Pma_NU_1.0 includes:
- the mpg gene encoding DNA-3-methyladenine glycosylase: protein MAGSKRKMQALTPAGTPEKAVNKQTDVDGKASPAKLKKPIHQRENDQSAETEKSHYFTKKDPQHRLGEDFFNQPCISLAKALLGKVMIRRCADGTELQGRIVETEAYLGGEDKASHSAGGKRTERNTAMFMKPGTIYVYPIYGIYLCMNVSSKGEGAAVLLRSLEPLQGQPVMRQLRVARRKEGARQLKDKELCNGPSKLCQALDIPRCFDRRDLASDPEVWLERDTNPAEPHDIVSAPRIGIESHGEWAKKPWRFYLRGHPCVSVVNKEAERLSPSGNVMCNLGPSDVQPDTGQHNVKRT, encoded by the exons ATGGCAGGGAGTAAACGAAAGATGCAAGCACTGACACCAGCAGGGACACCTGAAAAAGCAGTTAATAAACAGACAGATGTGGACGGAAAGGCTTCACCTGCCAAGCTGAAGAAACCCATTCATCAGAGGGAAAACGACCAAAGTGCCGAGACGGAGAAAAGCCATTATTTCACCAAGAAAGATCCGCAGCACAGACTGGGAGAGGATTTTTTCAACCAACCGTGCATCAGTTTGGCTAAAGCACTCCTCGGGAAG GTGATGATCCGCAGGTGTGCAGATGGTACTGAGCTGCAAGGGAGAATAGTGGAAACTGAAGCCTACCTTGGGGGGGAAGACAAAGCCTCACACTCAGCAGGAGGCAAACGCACTGAGAGGAACACAGCCATGTTCATGAAGCCTGGCACAATCTACGTGTATCCGATCTATGGCATCTACCTCTGTATGAATGTGTCTAGTAAAG GGGAgggtgctgctgtgctgctgcgtTCCCTTGAGCCCCTGCAGGGTCAGCCTGTCATGAGGCAGCTGAGGGTAGCTAGACGCAAAGAGGGAGCCCGTCAACTGAAGGACAAAGAGCTTTGCAACGGGCCTTCAAAGCTATGCCAGGCTCTAGATATACCTCGTTGTTTCGATCGTCGAGACCTAGCCTCAGACCCTGAAGTGTGGCTGGAGAGAGACACAAATCCAGCAGAACCCCATGATATAGTGTCAGCACCACGCATTGGAATTGAGTCCCATGGGGAATGGGCCAAGAAGCCGTGGCGGTTTTATCTTCGTGGACACCCCTGTGTTAGCGTAGTGAATAAAGAGGCAGAAAGACTGTCTCCGTCTGGAAATGTAATGTGCAATTTAGGTCCCTCAGATGTGCAGCCTGACACAGGACAGCACAATGTCAAAAGGACTTAA